From Paenibacillus graminis, a single genomic window includes:
- the glpX gene encoding class II fructose-bisphosphatase encodes MERELALEIVRVTELGALSSARWIGRGDKNAADDAATTAIRSMFDSVSIDGTVVIGEGEMDEAPMLYIGEQVGNRNGPSVDVAVDPLEGTEVVACGLHNAQSVIAIADRGSLLHAPDIYMEKLACGPELAGRLSLEDPAEVTLRKASLITGKALSELTVMVLDRKRHEQLIATLRGLGVRVKLIGHGDVAGAIAAALPDSDVDLYMGSGGAPEGVLAAAALKCLGGELQGKLLPEGPFELQRCLLMGIENPTRVLSMEDMVGTGDVIFAATGVTSGEFLSGVRFIGKERAETHSVIMRAQSRTIRYIRSIHFLPGKEIPQVTASRPDAAFI; translated from the coding sequence ATGGAACGCGAATTGGCACTGGAAATTGTACGGGTAACTGAACTGGGCGCTTTATCCTCGGCCCGCTGGATTGGACGGGGCGATAAAAATGCTGCGGATGATGCGGCCACAACCGCCATCCGTTCCATGTTTGATTCCGTCTCTATCGACGGGACAGTGGTCATCGGTGAAGGGGAAATGGACGAAGCGCCGATGCTCTATATCGGTGAGCAGGTCGGGAACCGGAACGGCCCTTCCGTTGATGTAGCCGTAGATCCGCTGGAAGGCACAGAGGTCGTAGCCTGCGGGCTGCACAATGCCCAGTCGGTAATTGCCATCGCCGACCGGGGCAGCCTGCTCCATGCGCCTGATATATACATGGAGAAGCTCGCCTGCGGTCCCGAACTGGCCGGCAGGCTCAGCCTGGAAGATCCGGCCGAGGTCACGCTGCGCAAGGCCAGCCTCATCACCGGCAAAGCGCTCTCCGAGCTGACGGTGATGGTCCTGGACCGCAAGCGGCACGAGCAGCTGATCGCCACGCTGCGCGGGCTGGGCGTGCGCGTCAAGCTGATCGGCCACGGCGATGTGGCCGGAGCTATTGCTGCAGCCCTGCCGGACAGCGATGTTGACCTGTACATGGGCTCCGGCGGAGCACCGGAAGGCGTGCTGGCGGCAGCCGCGCTGAAGTGCCTCGGCGGTGAGCTCCAGGGCAAGCTGCTGCCGGAAGGCCCCTTCGAGCTGCAGCGCTGCCTGCTGATGGGCATCGAGAATCCGACGCGTGTCCTCTCGATGGAGGATATGGTCGGCACCGGCGATGTCATCTTCGCGGCGACCGGCGTGACCTCCGGCGAATTTTTGAGCGGAGTCCGCTTCATCGGCAAGGAACGCGCCGAGACGCATTCCGTCATCATGCGGGCGCAGAGCCGCACAATCCGCTACATCCGCAGCATTCATTTCCTGCCGGGCAAGGAGATTCCGCAGGTAACGGCCAGCAGACCGGATGCCGCTTTTATCTAA
- a CDS encoding helix-turn-helix transcriptional regulator, translating into MDKVERLISIIMILLKKDIVPANEFAQLFHVSKRTILRDMETLSLSNIPVYSVNGVHGGYGIMDEYKVDKRLLSSSDLENILTALGGLEQILISEDVEVTIKKIEAMVSPLSPKGPIELSFYDWAGRSEILQTLKICQESILKRRLVSFDYIDKNGTTTNRIVEPYQLHFSETSWYLKGFCLHRQRYRTFKLSRIDHLHMEKNTFNPRDYSLEQEHEASYQPQLAAIKALISPGIKDQFIERYGRKSIENYSSDYFLATIHVPQNSIGFQFLASFGTNLEIVEPKTYVDEFRNYLIKMVEKYS; encoded by the coding sequence ATGGACAAGGTTGAGAGGCTGATTTCTATCATTATGATATTGCTGAAAAAAGATATCGTTCCGGCAAATGAATTCGCGCAACTATTTCATGTTTCCAAAAGAACGATTCTTCGCGATATGGAAACGCTGAGTTTATCAAACATCCCGGTCTATTCGGTCAATGGCGTTCATGGCGGCTACGGTATTATGGATGAATACAAGGTTGATAAACGTCTTTTAAGCAGCTCCGACTTGGAGAATATATTGACTGCGCTCGGCGGATTGGAACAAATTCTAATTAGCGAAGATGTTGAAGTCACGATCAAAAAAATAGAAGCCATGGTTAGCCCATTGTCTCCAAAAGGTCCAATCGAACTGTCATTTTATGATTGGGCGGGCCGGTCTGAGATTCTTCAAACCTTGAAGATATGCCAAGAATCGATATTAAAGAGAAGGTTAGTTTCCTTTGATTATATAGATAAGAATGGCACCACGACGAATAGAATTGTCGAGCCCTATCAGCTTCATTTTAGCGAAACGAGCTGGTATTTGAAGGGATTCTGTTTACACCGCCAGAGATATAGAACATTTAAATTATCCAGGATCGATCATCTTCATATGGAGAAAAATACATTTAACCCTAGAGATTATTCATTGGAACAAGAACATGAGGCAAGTTACCAACCGCAATTAGCCGCTATTAAGGCGTTGATTTCGCCTGGCATAAAAGATCAATTCATTGAAAGGTACGGCCGAAAGAGTATTGAAAACTATAGTTCTGACTATTTCTTAGCCACCATCCATGTGCCTCAAAACAGTATTGGATTTCAATTCCTGGCAAGCTTCGGTACAAATCTGGAAATCGTAGAGCCCAAAACATATGTTGATGAATTTCGAAATTATTTAATTAAAATGGTGGAGAAATATTCTTAA
- a CDS encoding aldo/keto reductase: MYLANPERYDQMKYNRTGRSGLLLPAISLGLWHNFGGNDVFENGRAMIRRAFDLGITHFDLANNYGPPAGSAEETFGQILRKDLAAYRDELIISSKAGYYMWPGPYGEWGSKKYLVSSLDQSLKRMGLDYVDIYYHHRPDPNTPLEETMAALDLLVRQGKALYVGISNYNAEDAREAAQILRRLGTPCLIHQPNYSMMSRWIEDGLQDVLAEEGIGTIAFSPLQKGILTDRYLKGITPDSRAAGPSVFLSEKEITAEVIGKVSKLNDLAAARGQKMSQLALSWVLRGGKVTSALIGASRVSQIEDAVASLNAPELSAEELEQIENILRG; this comes from the coding sequence ATGTATCTTGCAAATCCTGAACGTTACGACCAGATGAAATATAACCGAACCGGCCGCAGCGGCCTGCTCCTGCCGGCAATCTCGCTTGGACTGTGGCATAACTTTGGCGGCAATGATGTGTTTGAGAACGGCCGCGCCATGATCAGAAGGGCCTTTGACCTGGGGATTACCCACTTCGACCTGGCTAACAACTACGGTCCGCCGGCCGGGTCCGCCGAGGAAACCTTTGGACAGATTCTGCGAAAAGATCTCGCCGCCTACCGCGACGAGCTGATCATCTCCAGCAAAGCCGGCTACTACATGTGGCCAGGCCCTTACGGCGAATGGGGTTCGAAGAAATACCTCGTTTCCAGCCTCGACCAGAGCCTGAAACGGATGGGACTGGACTATGTGGATATATACTACCATCACCGTCCCGACCCGAACACACCGCTGGAAGAAACGATGGCTGCACTGGATCTGCTGGTGCGCCAGGGCAAGGCGCTGTATGTCGGCATCTCCAACTACAATGCCGAAGATGCGCGTGAAGCAGCGCAGATTCTGCGCCGCCTCGGCACGCCTTGTCTGATCCATCAGCCGAATTATTCCATGATGTCGCGCTGGATTGAAGACGGGCTCCAGGATGTGCTCGCTGAGGAAGGCATCGGCACCATCGCCTTCTCGCCGCTGCAAAAAGGCATCCTGACCGACCGCTACCTCAAAGGCATCACACCGGATTCCCGCGCGGCCGGACCAAGCGTATTCCTCTCCGAGAAGGAAATCACCGCAGAGGTCATTGGCAAAGTAAGCAAGCTGAACGATCTCGCTGCCGCACGCGGGCAGAAAATGTCGCAGCTGGCCTTGTCATGGGTTCTCCGTGGCGGCAAAGTGACTTCAGCCCTGATCGGCGCAAGCCGGGTCAGCCAGATCGAAGATGCGGTGGCCTCCCTGAACGCGCCTGAGCTCAGCGCGGAGGAGCTGGAGCAAATCGAGAATATTTTGCGGGGATAA
- a CDS encoding (2Fe-2S) ferredoxin domain-containing protein, with product MNMRLKVLKKHLLFCCSEHCNNQDVEDVMQEFKEQLVGKGINKTVKINKTSCLGLCGNGPFVIVYPDGIWYYNVTTDDVERIVEEHLVNGEPVEELVMLKMEA from the coding sequence ATGAATATGCGACTCAAGGTGCTGAAGAAGCACCTGCTCTTCTGCTGCAGCGAGCACTGCAACAATCAGGATGTGGAAGATGTCATGCAGGAATTCAAAGAACAGCTCGTCGGGAAGGGGATTAACAAAACCGTCAAAATCAACAAAACCAGCTGTCTCGGCCTATGCGGCAACGGCCCTTTTGTGATTGTCTATCCCGACGGCATCTGGTATTACAATGTGACTACAGATGATGTGGAACGTATTGTAGAGGAGCATCTGGTGAATGGCGAACCTGTCGAAGAACTGGTAATGCTCAAAATGGAAGCCTGA
- a CDS encoding YsnF/AvaK domain-containing protein translates to MNKKIVGVFHTEHEASQAIEELKSRGFLTEDISVIARNKQDADAINEETGTKAPEGMASGAATGGVLGGVTGLLAGIGALAIPGIGPILAAGPIAATLAGAAVGAGTGGLVGGLIGLGIPEDEAESYDHYVDEGRILVMVDADSTRANDVYSVFRSHNSANADRYIEKAIPEGEAAANARHSVSDTVDAAFNGSGLEGREDTGLDTMNSAPVNDLPESRRLDDVNRPGMTGNVYSGSREGMDSALDNTRSADWADRESERDEARKLRLREEQLDVSKNKVQTGEVNVRKEIVEEQKTINVPVSHEEIVIERHSINNDSTAEPVGAEETIRIPVSEEQVQVNKNTVVTGEVDVHKREIQETEQVKDTVKREEARVDKTGNVKVNNHSEVLRDHSRTR, encoded by the coding sequence ATGAACAAGAAAATTGTAGGTGTATTCCATACCGAACATGAAGCTTCACAAGCCATTGAGGAGCTGAAAAGCCGCGGATTTCTGACAGAGGATATCTCGGTGATTGCAAGAAATAAACAGGATGCCGATGCAATTAATGAGGAGACAGGCACCAAAGCCCCTGAGGGAATGGCTTCAGGTGCGGCGACTGGCGGCGTGCTGGGCGGTGTGACCGGGCTTCTGGCAGGCATTGGCGCACTGGCCATTCCGGGAATCGGACCGATTCTTGCGGCGGGGCCCATTGCGGCAACGCTGGCGGGAGCTGCGGTAGGTGCCGGAACCGGGGGACTTGTCGGCGGGTTGATTGGGCTTGGCATACCGGAGGATGAGGCAGAAAGCTATGATCATTATGTGGACGAAGGCCGCATTCTGGTCATGGTGGATGCAGACAGTACGCGGGCCAATGATGTGTACTCGGTATTCCGCAGCCATAACTCTGCTAATGCCGACCGTTATATAGAGAAGGCAATTCCTGAAGGTGAGGCAGCGGCGAATGCCCGGCATTCAGTAAGTGACACCGTAGATGCCGCATTCAATGGCTCCGGGTTGGAGGGACGCGAGGATACTGGACTGGATACGATGAATTCCGCACCGGTGAATGATCTTCCGGAGAGCAGAAGGCTGGATGATGTGAACCGGCCTGGGATGACGGGAAATGTCTATTCCGGCTCACGGGAAGGCATGGACAGTGCACTGGACAACACACGGTCTGCTGATTGGGCTGACCGAGAGTCAGAGCGCGATGAAGCGCGTAAGCTGCGCTTGCGGGAAGAACAGCTTGACGTTTCCAAAAATAAAGTGCAGACCGGTGAAGTGAACGTGCGGAAGGAAATTGTTGAAGAGCAGAAAACGATTAATGTTCCAGTCAGCCATGAAGAAATTGTCATCGAACGCCATTCCATTAATAATGATTCCACAGCAGAACCCGTCGGAGCTGAGGAGACGATTCGTATTCCTGTAAGCGAAGAACAGGTCCAGGTTAATAAGAATACGGTGGTCACCGGTGAAGTGGACGTTCATAAACGTGAAATTCAAGAGACAGAGCAGGTTAAAGATACGGTTAAACGTGAGGAAGCCCGGGTAGATAAGACGGGTAATGTAAAGGTGAACAATCATAGTGAGGTACTGAGAGACCACAGCCGGACACGTTAA
- a CDS encoding YdeI/OmpD-associated family protein, with product MKIENLIPVKSREDLRNWLKNNGKTEKCCWVLVSMTPIPDVLLYLDAVEEALCCGWIDGVKKKLSETELAQRLSPRSEKSSWTELNKERVRRLEQLGLMTDEGRRVLPDMDHHSFTIDEDIEQRLKEEKQVYENFIAFPELYKRIRIDTIQSYRNQPELYKNRLDKFITNTRENKMYGQWNDNGRLLAY from the coding sequence ATGAAAATTGAAAATTTAATTCCGGTAAAGTCGAGAGAAGATTTAAGGAATTGGCTGAAGAACAACGGTAAGACTGAAAAGTGCTGCTGGGTCTTGGTTAGTATGACACCTATCCCCGATGTGTTGTTATATTTGGACGCGGTCGAAGAAGCTTTGTGCTGTGGATGGATCGATGGAGTCAAGAAGAAACTGTCTGAAACGGAGCTGGCTCAGAGACTATCGCCTAGAAGTGAAAAGAGCTCATGGACTGAATTAAATAAAGAACGTGTCCGCCGCCTTGAACAGCTGGGGTTGATGACAGACGAAGGAAGAAGGGTTCTTCCTGATATGGATCACCATTCTTTTACAATAGATGAAGATATAGAGCAAAGGCTAAAAGAGGAAAAGCAAGTATATGAGAATTTCATCGCATTTCCGGAGCTTTATAAAAGAATTCGGATCGACACGATACAAAGCTATAGAAATCAGCCGGAATTATATAAGAACAGATTAGACAAATTCATAACAAACACGAGAGAAAATAAAATGTACGGTCAATGGAACGATAATGGGCGTCTGCTGGCTTACTAA
- a CDS encoding DMT family transporter, with product MIMLAYSLVCLIFGTTFLAIKIGVDAGAPPFFSAGLRFFVAGAVLFLFMAWRGKASFRLLLRKEMLFTGAALTFGTFSALYWAEQYVSSGLAAVLSATGPMMILLMQTAFLRQKAPSYSLIGCIIGFTGVLLLVLPNLAIEVSPLWTIGCAIVLIGEICYAAGAIYSKKVTRTFSGESPVALNAAQMMYGGALLFLLSLFTENVHPGFLLSFQTAGSLLYLTVVGSMVGHTLFYWLVAKTNPVFPSTWLYISPPIAVGVGFLFYGETVTWITLLGVFTIITGTVLVNAGALKLLLFKPKQSPPLIQPAAAEAYPQKQVL from the coding sequence ATGATTATGCTCGCTTACTCGCTCGTCTGCCTGATCTTCGGCACTACCTTCCTGGCTATAAAAATCGGCGTGGACGCCGGGGCGCCTCCGTTTTTCTCGGCGGGTCTGCGCTTTTTCGTTGCAGGTGCTGTACTTTTTCTTTTTATGGCCTGGAGAGGCAAAGCCAGCTTCCGCTTGCTTCTGCGCAAAGAAATGCTGTTCACCGGCGCTGCGCTGACGTTTGGAACCTTCTCCGCACTGTACTGGGCCGAGCAATATGTTTCCTCAGGGCTTGCCGCTGTGCTGTCGGCTACCGGTCCCATGATGATTCTGCTGATGCAGACTGCGTTTCTCCGGCAAAAAGCGCCCTCCTATTCGCTGATCGGCTGCATCATCGGCTTCACCGGCGTACTGCTGCTCGTGCTGCCCAATCTTGCCATTGAGGTTTCCCCCCTGTGGACCATCGGCTGCGCCATAGTGCTGATCGGAGAAATCTGTTATGCGGCGGGGGCGATCTATTCCAAAAAAGTAACCCGCACCTTCTCCGGCGAATCGCCCGTTGCCCTGAATGCAGCACAGATGATGTACGGCGGCGCGCTGCTGTTCCTTCTGTCCCTGTTCACAGAAAACGTGCATCCCGGATTTCTGCTGTCGTTCCAAACCGCCGGTTCCCTGCTCTACCTGACCGTGGTCGGCTCCATGGTCGGACACACGCTGTTCTACTGGCTGGTCGCCAAAACCAATCCCGTCTTTCCTTCTACGTGGCTGTACATCTCCCCGCCGATTGCAGTTGGCGTAGGTTTCCTGTTCTACGGAGAGACTGTAACCTGGATCACTCTGCTCGGCGTGTTCACCATCATCACCGGCACCGTGCTTGTAAATGCAGGCGCACTGAAGCTGCTGCTGTTCAAGCCGAAGCAGAGCCCCCCGTTAATTCAGCCTGCAGCAGCGGAAGCTTACCCGCAGAAACAGGTTTTGTAA
- a CDS encoding pyruvate, water dikinase regulatory protein: MEPSSHFITICSDSIGDTAEAVVQAVIHQFQNQRVTIRRYGNVRHEDELRKLMEETAQLQGFVAYTLVQPELREMIREEAVRLDLRIVDIMGPMMQAFIDTFDDAPQARPGLLHQLDEDYFRRIEAIEFTVACDDGRDLGAMLKADIVLLGMSRTSKTPLSIFLAHRGKKVVNYPIVPEIGPPQQLMSLPPNRLIGLTMKPEYMLKIRSERLKQLGLPAGSQYASLERITEEMEYAAVLFSKLGCPVIDISNKAIEETAGIIMGYITDSP, encoded by the coding sequence ATGGAGCCATCCTCACATTTCATTACGATATGCTCGGATTCTATAGGGGATACAGCAGAGGCTGTCGTCCAGGCTGTTATCCACCAATTTCAGAATCAGCGTGTCACGATCAGAAGATACGGCAATGTAAGGCATGAAGACGAGCTGCGGAAGCTGATGGAGGAGACTGCCCAGCTTCAGGGCTTTGTCGCCTACACGCTGGTTCAGCCGGAGCTGCGGGAGATGATCCGCGAGGAAGCGGTACGTCTGGACCTGCGGATTGTTGATATCATGGGCCCGATGATGCAGGCCTTCATCGATACCTTCGATGATGCGCCCCAGGCCCGGCCGGGGCTGCTTCACCAGCTCGACGAGGACTATTTCCGGCGGATCGAGGCGATAGAATTCACCGTCGCCTGTGACGACGGGCGCGATCTTGGTGCGATGCTGAAGGCAGATATTGTGCTGCTGGGCATGTCCCGCACCTCTAAGACCCCGCTCAGCATCTTTCTCGCCCACCGGGGCAAAAAGGTTGTGAACTACCCCATCGTTCCCGAAATCGGTCCGCCGCAGCAGCTGATGAGCCTGCCGCCGAACCGGCTCATCGGGCTTACGATGAAACCCGAGTATATGCTGAAGATCCGCTCCGAGAGGCTGAAGCAGCTCGGACTCCCGGCAGGCTCGCAGTACGCCAGCCTGGAGCGCATCACTGAAGAAATGGAATATGCCGCCGTGCTGTTCAGCAAGCTGGGCTGTCCTGTGATTGATATTTCGAACAAGGCCATCGAAGAAACTGCAGGCATTATTATGGGTTATATTACCGATTCCCCGTAA
- a CDS encoding helix-turn-helix transcriptional regulator, translating into MIELTSRQLQIIEIVKKRAPITAEQIAEHLNLSKPTIRSDLSVLVMLEYIDAKPKVGYFPGKKTSERLGGSYLLKETKVKDIQSIPIIIRETTTIQDAVVTLFLQDVGTLIICDGDGKLTGVASRKDFLKVTLGNPGAVSMPVSMVMTRQPKVVTVSPEDSVLDAAQKMIFHEVDSLPVVIPGTVEENGPRLDVAGRLTKTSIVKLLLDLEAKG; encoded by the coding sequence GTGATCGAACTGACATCCCGTCAACTGCAAATTATTGAAATTGTCAAAAAAAGAGCGCCGATAACCGCCGAGCAAATTGCAGAGCATCTTAATCTCAGCAAGCCGACGATCCGCTCGGACTTGTCCGTGCTCGTCATGCTGGAGTACATTGACGCTAAACCCAAGGTGGGTTATTTTCCCGGCAAAAAAACCTCGGAGCGCCTCGGCGGCAGCTATCTGCTTAAGGAAACCAAGGTCAAGGACATTCAGAGCATTCCGATCATTATCCGCGAGACGACAACGATTCAGGATGCCGTAGTTACACTGTTTCTACAGGATGTCGGCACGCTGATCATCTGCGACGGGGACGGCAAGCTGACCGGAGTGGCCTCGCGGAAGGATTTTTTGAAGGTTACGCTGGGCAATCCCGGCGCGGTATCCATGCCTGTGAGCATGGTAATGACCCGCCAGCCCAAGGTCGTGACGGTTTCTCCCGAAGATTCGGTGCTTGATGCCGCACAAAAAATGATTTTTCACGAGGTGGACAGTTTGCCGGTGGTGATCCCCGGTACTGTGGAAGAAAACGGCCCAAGGCTCGACGTGGCCGGACGGCTGACCAAAACTTCCATTGTCAAACTTCTCCTCGATCTAGAAGCTAAAGGATAA
- a CDS encoding PadR family transcriptional regulator: protein MNSQDVILGMLMKEALTGYQIKQLLETVFSNFYSSSYGTIYPTLARMEKEGLITKENVLQDGKPNKNVLNITPKGRDCFNAYLLGPLEGDSIRKSDFMMRLYFGEFVGYDKVMIWLKQAQEESHTKLDQLLDQYSLYKDEMHPAQIICIQIGIEEYKAKLTTIAEGLVSLEKLVQE, encoded by the coding sequence TTGAACAGTCAAGATGTTATTTTAGGCATGCTTATGAAAGAAGCGTTGACTGGATACCAAATAAAACAGTTATTAGAAACTGTATTCTCTAATTTCTATAGTTCTAGTTATGGGACGATCTATCCCACACTTGCCCGAATGGAAAAGGAGGGGTTGATTACTAAGGAAAATGTGCTCCAGGACGGTAAGCCTAACAAAAATGTTCTAAACATAACGCCTAAAGGCAGGGATTGTTTTAACGCCTATTTATTAGGCCCGCTCGAAGGAGACAGCATCAGGAAATCCGATTTTATGATGAGGCTTTATTTTGGTGAATTCGTCGGGTATGACAAGGTGATGATTTGGTTGAAGCAAGCCCAAGAGGAATCACACACAAAATTAGATCAATTACTTGACCAATATTCGCTTTATAAGGATGAAATGCATCCAGCCCAGATCATCTGCATCCAAATTGGGATAGAAGAATATAAGGCTAAGCTTACGACCATTGCCGAGGGATTGGTGAGCCTGGAGAAGTTAGTGCAAGAGTAG
- a CDS encoding SDR family oxidoreductase encodes MKTIFITGASSGIGRATVKHFAERGWNVAATMRSPEQETEFITLDNVLVLRLDVEKEDTIHSALAEATLRFGKIDVLLNNAGYGTMGLIEAATDEQIRRQFEVNVFGLIRMTKAMLPHFRSNQEGLLINISSMGGKVTFPTMSLYHSSKFAVEGFSESVSYELASQNIKVKLIEPGAIHTDFGGRSMEFFFNDALTDYKLFTTAFRGKLGEMEKHPAYASPPEIVAETIYQAATDGTSQFRYVVGEDAKMLIHMKENTDEEEYLTNIARHFS; translated from the coding sequence ATGAAAACAATTTTTATCACGGGTGCTTCATCGGGCATTGGGAGAGCTACAGTAAAACATTTTGCTGAAAGAGGATGGAACGTAGCAGCCACGATGCGCTCACCTGAACAAGAAACTGAATTCATTACACTAGATAATGTATTGGTGCTGAGGCTTGATGTTGAGAAAGAAGATACTATTCACTCTGCGTTAGCCGAAGCGACTCTGCGGTTTGGAAAAATTGATGTTCTTCTCAATAATGCCGGATATGGAACAATGGGTCTTATAGAAGCAGCTACGGATGAGCAAATTAGAAGACAGTTTGAAGTGAACGTTTTTGGTCTTATCCGTATGACTAAAGCCATGCTGCCACATTTTAGATCTAACCAAGAAGGTTTGCTGATCAATATCTCTTCTATGGGAGGGAAAGTGACTTTTCCTACGATGTCTCTGTATCATTCATCCAAATTTGCCGTGGAGGGTTTTTCTGAGTCGGTATCTTATGAATTAGCCTCACAAAACATCAAAGTAAAGTTGATTGAACCAGGTGCTATTCATACAGACTTTGGCGGAAGATCGATGGAATTCTTTTTTAATGACGCATTAACAGACTATAAGCTATTTACTACTGCGTTTCGGGGTAAATTGGGTGAAATGGAAAAACACCCGGCATACGCTTCGCCTCCAGAAATTGTTGCCGAAACCATATACCAAGCGGCCACAGACGGTACAAGTCAATTCCGGTATGTAGTGGGAGAAGATGCCAAGATGCTCATTCATATGAAAGAAAATACGGATGAAGAAGAGTATTTAACGAATATAGCCCGGCATTTTTCTTGA
- a CDS encoding VOC family protein — protein sequence MSAIAYLNFDGIAEQAIEFYAEALNANEVKKVKFGDIPQDPNYPLPENELNMIMESSIEFAGGKIMMSDILPSMKAVTGELVKGNNILISIVIDDKQALNNYFSNLSAGGSVIMPLSEMPWSSCFGMLADKFGVIWKINSDSDQFLDKVISNKP from the coding sequence ATGTCAGCTATTGCATATTTAAACTTTGATGGAATCGCAGAACAAGCAATTGAATTTTATGCAGAGGCTTTAAACGCAAATGAAGTAAAAAAGGTGAAATTCGGCGATATCCCGCAAGATCCAAACTATCCATTGCCGGAAAATGAATTAAATATGATCATGGAGTCTTCCATCGAATTCGCAGGCGGGAAAATCATGATGTCGGACATTTTGCCTTCGATGAAGGCGGTAACAGGCGAGCTGGTTAAAGGCAACAATATACTGATTAGTATCGTTATTGATGATAAACAGGCACTGAACAATTATTTTTCGAATTTGTCTGCCGGTGGTTCTGTTATCATGCCGTTATCAGAAATGCCCTGGTCTTCCTGCTTCGGAATGTTGGCTGATAAATTTGGTGTTATCTGGAAAATTAATAGTGATTCAGATCAGTTCCTGGATAAAGTGATTTCCAATAAACCGTAA
- a CDS encoding AraC family transcriptional regulator, with the protein MAIFKYNPERPFRGNPDLHLHYWGREECAPGHSVGPGVRDLYKIHFIHAGTGQVTVGRETHILQPGQAFLTYPHILTHYAADTAKPWTYSWVAFTGEEIGYLLSKTSLSPEHPVFPMDDLLMPALYDRLSTAADHKDSLDLPLKAIMYEFFGLLVRLVPAAANPIPLPRQKSIYVEQCLHYLHAHYCENVTVERMSSSLKLDRKYLSALFKKTVGLPPQQYLLNFRIAKACELLTETPCTIGEISRSVGYQDPLLFSRMFKKVKGCSPKEYRIRHAGNDIVL; encoded by the coding sequence ATGGCCATATTCAAATATAATCCAGAGCGCCCTTTCCGGGGCAATCCCGATCTTCACCTTCATTATTGGGGACGTGAAGAGTGTGCTCCCGGACACAGCGTCGGCCCCGGCGTGCGGGATTTGTACAAAATCCATTTCATTCATGCCGGAACCGGCCAAGTCACTGTCGGGAGAGAAACCCACATCCTGCAGCCCGGGCAGGCCTTCCTGACTTACCCTCATATCCTTACTCATTATGCCGCAGATACGGCGAAGCCCTGGACTTATTCGTGGGTTGCTTTTACGGGGGAAGAGATTGGCTATCTGCTGTCCAAAACCTCGCTTTCGCCGGAGCATCCCGTCTTCCCGATGGATGATTTGCTGATGCCTGCACTCTATGACCGGCTTAGCACGGCTGCAGACCATAAGGACAGTCTTGATTTGCCTCTAAAGGCGATCATGTATGAATTCTTCGGGCTGCTGGTGCGACTGGTTCCGGCGGCTGCCAACCCCATCCCGCTTCCCCGCCAAAAGAGCATCTACGTGGAGCAGTGTCTGCACTATCTGCATGCCCATTACTGTGAGAATGTGACTGTAGAGCGCATGTCCTCCTCCCTGAAGCTGGACCGCAAATATTTATCGGCATTGTTCAAAAAAACCGTCGGCCTGCCGCCGCAGCAGTACCTGCTTAATTTCCGCATCGCCAAGGCATGTGAGCTGCTGACGGAGACCCCTTGCACAATCGGTGAAATTTCACGCTCCGTGGGCTATCAGGACCCGCTGCTGTTCTCCCGCATGTTCAAGAAAGTCAAAGGCTGCTCACCCAAGGAGTACCGCATCCGCCATGCCGGGAATGACATTGTTCTATAA